Part of the Halopenitus persicus genome is shown below.
CGAAGTCGCGGTGCCCAGGTGTATCGACGATAGTAAAGTCGTACGTATCCGTCGAGAACTCCTGGTGGGCAATATCGATGGTGACGCCGCGCTCGCGTTCCTCGGCGAGGTTGTCCATGACGTAGGCGAACTCGAACCCGCCCTTGCCCTTCTCTTCGGCTTCCTCGCGGTGCTGTTCGATGACGTGCTCGGGGACGCTCCCCGTCTCGTAGAGGAGTCGTCCCACGAGCGTGCTCTTTCCGTGGTCGACGTGACCGATGATGGCCAGGTTTTGATGGGGTTTGTCAGTACTCACTGTGGTCCCAACTACGATGTTGGAACCTAAATACTACCAAGTTAGAAGTATGGTTGTAACTTCCACATCTGGAAGGAACGATGGGGTTCTCGAATGCATCAGCGCAGACAATACCGTCCAGAACACACATAAATACGAAAGTCGTAGTAAAGATATGAGCGAATCTGAGATGGCGGCCGAACCGAAATACGATGGAGCAGTCGATGGCCGTGAGTTCTTCTCCCTGCTTGGAAAGGCACACACCATGGCCATCCTCCGAAAAATTGTCCTTGGAGACGATCAGCCAGCTCGGTTTGGGGAGATTAAGAAATCGCTTTCACTCTCGCCCAATACCCTCTCACGGCGCCTTGACGAACTCGTAGCCGCCGGGCTGCTTCAGAGAACGCAGTACGACGAGATTCCCCCGCGCGTGGAGTACGAGACGACCGAAATGCTGGATGATCTCGAACCGACCTTCCGAGAGTTGGAAACCTGGATGGAGCAATACGGAGCAGAAGACCTTGGATGTCCTGAGTGAACGGAGAACGAAGAGACGAAGAACGCCGTCCGTGTTGAAAAGTACCACAGAGCAGTCGTACCCTGAGAATGAGACGATCACACCACGGACGCCGTGATCGCCCCTCAACCGCGACTACATCGCTGCAGGGAGGACCCCAATCCGTGAAAGGGAGCAGTGGGTCGTGTTGCTCGCCTCTGGTTCGTGACCCGCCTGACTGAGCGACTGAACGTGTACTGGGATCGTCGCTA
Proteins encoded:
- a CDS encoding winged helix-turn-helix transcriptional regulator, which translates into the protein MSESEMAAEPKYDGAVDGREFFSLLGKAHTMAILRKIVLGDDQPARFGEIKKSLSLSPNTLSRRLDELVAAGLLQRTQYDEIPPRVEYETTEMLDDLEPTFRELETWMEQYGAEDLGCPE